In Microbacterium pumilum, the following proteins share a genomic window:
- a CDS encoding Kelch repeat-containing protein: MPTARERFRLVASGRYLYAIGGNDFDFVTLTTVERYDPKSDTWRSNNPLRESRTLPCAVETTVEKPTRHRRRRRGVLRRRRPDRCKTHDGGVRPGQRPLEDARGPTSHPASVA, translated from the coding sequence ATGCCGACGGCTCGGGAGCGGTTCAGGCTGGTAGCGTCCGGCCGATATCTGTACGCCATCGGCGGCAATGACTTTGACTTCGTGACGCTTACCACTGTCGAACGATACGACCCGAAGTCCGACACCTGGCGCTCCAACAACCCGTTGCGTGAGTCTCGTACCCTGCCCTGCGCGGTCGAGACAACAGTTGAGAAACCGACCCGTCATCGTCGTCGTCGGCGGGGGGTTCTCCGAAGGCGGCGTCCCGACCGCTGCAAGACGCACGACGGAGGTGTTCGACCCGGCCAGCGGCCGCTGGAAGATGCTCGAGGTCCTACTTCCCACCCAGCGAGTGTCGCATGA
- a CDS encoding GntR family transcriptional regulator — MITLDPQSTVVPFEQVRGQITDLIRSGNLTGGQRLPAIRQLAADLRVAPGTVAKAYSILESEGLIETSRTRGTRVAPGNAHPQKIQRAAKRYVNAIGDLDLDQTLSAVRTAWLAMHTPTPTSPAAQDA; from the coding sequence ATGATCACCCTCGATCCGCAAAGCACCGTCGTCCCCTTCGAACAGGTCCGCGGGCAGATCACCGACCTGATCCGCTCAGGCAATCTCACCGGCGGACAACGCCTGCCCGCTATCCGTCAACTCGCCGCCGACCTACGCGTCGCACCCGGCACCGTCGCGAAGGCCTACTCGATCCTCGAATCGGAGGGTCTCATCGAAACCAGCAGGACTCGCGGGACACGCGTTGCACCGGGCAACGCGCACCCCCAGAAGATCCAGCGCGCAGCAAAGCGATACGTGAACGCCATCGGTGACCTCGACCTTGACCAGACACTCAGCGCCGTCAGAACCGCCTGGCTCGCGATGCACACACCAACCCCCACCTCTCCGGCAGCCCAAGACGCCTGA
- a CDS encoding phospholipase, translating into MRSTRPLRPARPIHRHTLATASVAAGAALAVIAMTGLTAASASASVGAATDETVAATILIAAPAPAETVEPATLAEITAQAKVSLAAAKESLAAAESVTADIAASGLDVGIEKTTVDTAALRDQIDRLSALDELPLFFLPGVQYEAASEVQRVDEQTATLREHLVKAKVKRAAEVAAAKAKKAAEEAAAKAKAEAEAAAAAAAAANTPDGARAVGAQIASAEYGWGADQFSCLDSLWNRESGWNYQAYNASSGATGIPQALPGNKMASAGSDWATNAATQIRWGLGYIAAAYGTPCGAWSHSQGSGWY; encoded by the coding sequence ATGCGTTCAACGCGCCCGCTTCGCCCTGCCCGCCCCATCCACCGTCATACTCTCGCAACTGCCAGCGTCGCCGCCGGAGCCGCCCTCGCGGTCATCGCGATGACCGGCCTGACCGCGGCATCGGCCTCGGCATCCGTCGGCGCGGCGACCGATGAGACGGTTGCAGCGACGATTCTCATCGCCGCGCCGGCGCCCGCCGAGACTGTGGAACCGGCGACACTGGCTGAGATCACAGCGCAGGCGAAGGTCTCCCTCGCTGCAGCGAAAGAGTCGCTCGCGGCTGCCGAGAGCGTGACCGCGGATATCGCCGCATCCGGGCTGGACGTCGGCATCGAGAAGACGACGGTCGACACCGCAGCCCTTCGCGACCAGATCGACCGGCTCTCGGCACTGGACGAGCTGCCGCTCTTCTTCCTTCCCGGCGTGCAGTACGAGGCTGCGAGCGAAGTGCAGCGCGTCGACGAGCAGACCGCTACGCTGCGCGAACACCTCGTTAAGGCCAAGGTGAAGCGAGCCGCCGAGGTGGCCGCCGCGAAGGCCAAGAAGGCCGCCGAGGAAGCAGCCGCGAAGGCGAAAGCTGAAGCCGAAGCAGCCGCCGCGGCAGCCGCCGCAGCGAACACACCGGATGGCGCCAGGGCGGTCGGAGCACAGATCGCGTCCGCGGAGTACGGCTGGGGAGCCGACCAGTTCTCGTGCCTCGACTCGCTGTGGAACCGCGAGTCGGGCTGGAACTACCAGGCTTACAACGCGTCCAGCGGGGCCACCGGCATCCCGCAGGCACTGCCCGGCAACAAGATGGCGAGCGCCGGCTCGGACTGGGCGACGAATGCTGCGACGCAGATTCGCTGGGGCCTGGGGTACATCGCTGCTGCGTACGGCACGCCCTGCGGGGCTTGGTCGCACTCACAGGGGTCGGGCTGGTACTGA
- the pgi gene encoding glucose-6-phosphate isomerase, whose product MSAPIDATATTAWAELDAHRSAFAPDLRGWFADDPDRASRLTLTVADLHVDLSKNLVTDDILASLVRLAEQTGVADRYAAMLTGEHINTTEDRAVLHTALRRPPGATPPLVVDGQDVDHDVQSVLDAMDAFAERVRSGEWKGITGRTVTHVVNIGIGGSDLGPAMIFEALKPYADAGIQARFVSNIDPADIALKTADLDPETTLFVVASKTFTTLETLTNARLARDWLWAGLAEAGAIGEDEASRTDAVAHHFVAVSTALDKVAAFGIDPANAFGFWDWVGGRYSVDSAIGLSLAITLGPEAFREVLAGFHAVDEHVRTTPLAQNVPVVMGVLNVWYNNFLGAQTHAVLPYAQQLHRFAAYLQQLTMESNGKSVRWDGTPVTTGTGEIFWGEPGTNGQHAFYQLIHQGTQLIPAEFIAFANPAFPLEADGRDVHGLFLANFLAQTKALAFGKTAEEVEAEGTTGPLVAARTFAGNRPTTSIFAPALTPRVLGELVALYEHITFTQGVIWGINSFDQWGVELGKQLALQIAPALEGDAAAFDAQDASTRALLDYYREHRV is encoded by the coding sequence GTGAGTGCTCCCATCGATGCAACCGCCACAACCGCCTGGGCCGAACTCGACGCCCACCGATCCGCCTTCGCGCCCGATCTGCGCGGCTGGTTCGCCGATGATCCCGACCGCGCAAGTCGCCTGACCCTCACGGTCGCCGACCTGCACGTCGATCTGTCGAAGAACCTCGTCACCGACGACATCCTCGCGTCGCTCGTGCGGCTCGCCGAACAGACCGGCGTCGCCGATCGGTATGCCGCGATGCTCACCGGCGAGCACATCAACACGACCGAAGACCGAGCCGTGCTGCACACCGCGCTGCGGCGGCCGCCGGGTGCCACTCCCCCGCTCGTCGTCGACGGGCAGGATGTCGACCACGACGTGCAGTCCGTGCTCGATGCGATGGATGCGTTCGCCGAGCGCGTCCGCTCCGGTGAGTGGAAGGGCATCACCGGCAGAACGGTGACGCACGTCGTCAACATCGGCATCGGAGGGTCGGATCTCGGACCGGCCATGATCTTCGAAGCTCTCAAGCCTTACGCGGATGCCGGCATCCAGGCTCGCTTCGTCTCGAACATCGATCCGGCCGACATCGCCCTGAAAACGGCCGACCTCGATCCCGAGACAACGCTGTTCGTCGTCGCGTCCAAGACCTTCACGACGCTGGAGACCCTCACGAACGCCCGACTTGCGCGCGACTGGCTCTGGGCGGGACTCGCCGAAGCCGGCGCGATCGGGGAGGACGAGGCATCCCGAACCGACGCCGTCGCTCACCACTTCGTCGCGGTCTCGACCGCCCTCGACAAGGTCGCGGCCTTCGGCATCGACCCGGCGAACGCGTTCGGATTCTGGGACTGGGTCGGCGGCCGCTATTCGGTCGACTCTGCCATCGGGCTCTCGCTTGCGATCACGCTCGGGCCGGAGGCGTTCCGCGAAGTGCTGGCGGGCTTCCACGCAGTGGACGAGCACGTGCGCACCACACCGCTGGCCCAGAACGTGCCGGTCGTGATGGGCGTGCTGAACGTCTGGTACAACAACTTCCTCGGGGCGCAGACGCACGCCGTGCTGCCCTACGCGCAGCAACTCCATCGCTTCGCCGCCTACCTGCAGCAGCTAACGATGGAATCGAACGGCAAGTCGGTGCGATGGGACGGCACCCCCGTGACGACCGGCACCGGCGAGATCTTCTGGGGCGAGCCGGGAACGAACGGCCAGCATGCGTTCTATCAGCTCATCCACCAGGGCACTCAGCTGATCCCGGCCGAGTTCATCGCGTTCGCGAATCCGGCCTTCCCGCTCGAGGCCGACGGACGGGATGTGCACGGACTGTTCCTTGCGAACTTCCTCGCGCAGACCAAGGCTCTCGCGTTCGGCAAGACCGCCGAAGAGGTCGAGGCCGAGGGCACGACCGGACCGCTCGTCGCGGCGCGGACGTTCGCGGGCAACCGGCCCACGACATCCATCTTCGCTCCGGCCCTCACTCCGCGGGTGCTGGGCGAACTCGTCGCTCTCTACGAGCACATCACCTTCACGCAGGGTGTGATCTGGGGCATCAACTCGTTCGACCAGTGGGGCGTCGAGCTCGGCAAGCAGCTGGCGCTGCAGATCGCACCGGCCCTCGAGGGCGATGCTGCCGCGTTCGACGCGCAGGATGCCTCGACCCGCGCGCTGCTCGACTACTACCGCGAGCACCGGGTGTAG
- a CDS encoding DUF2207 domain-containing protein: MAQHAPRRAAPWWRVVVFAVVMLAVPGALLAACSIDSSAEVDALGIATDVNDFTFDSMDVEYELGRAEDGTSTLRVVETIVAVFPEYDQNHGMRRSLDESYLGVPLHPQLVSVTDGDGNPRNAEVESEDDVYSITSRSDGFVHGPQTYVFTYTLENVVRAFEDTGSDEFYWDVNGTQWQQPFGEVSARVTMPAELDAARTGQQACYVGYQGSSDTCEIGDSDGAVVASADAVAPYQTMTIAIGFEPGTFTPFDGSYLASPWGWLQAFAGLGLAGAFVFAGVTRARKLRDDPGRPTIIAEYTPPRGIDALESAVLLGLTTKAIPAEVLEQAVVGSIRIVEGERKFWGGVKLKAVLVDPTKADGDGQMLLDGLFSTGMPGEEFEFGRTDTRFSTAAQKILKAANQELFTRGLRRKVPATVRALPILVAAVLAALVIVFGFFALDNAVDPVLPICLIVGAAVVEFIIIGMMSRRPLTAAGAETRDHLRGLKEFIEWAEADRIRMLQSPQGAERVQIDSRDVRQILWLYELLLPYAVVFGQEKQWAKELAVLYGQGNSPTWYVGTSGFSASSFSSGISTLSSSTSSSSSTSGGSGGGGSAGGGGGGGGGGGV; the protein is encoded by the coding sequence ATGGCACAGCACGCACCGAGGCGCGCGGCCCCGTGGTGGCGCGTCGTCGTGTTCGCCGTCGTCATGCTCGCCGTTCCGGGAGCACTGCTCGCCGCCTGCAGCATCGACTCGTCCGCCGAGGTCGACGCACTCGGGATTGCAACCGACGTCAACGACTTCACCTTCGACAGCATGGATGTCGAGTACGAGCTCGGCCGGGCCGAAGACGGCACGAGCACGCTGCGGGTGGTCGAGACCATCGTCGCCGTGTTCCCGGAGTACGACCAGAATCACGGGATGCGGCGGAGCCTCGACGAGTCGTACCTCGGGGTGCCCCTGCATCCACAGCTCGTGTCGGTCACCGACGGCGACGGAAATCCCCGCAACGCCGAGGTCGAGTCGGAGGATGACGTCTACTCGATCACCTCGCGATCCGACGGGTTCGTCCACGGGCCGCAGACCTACGTGTTCACCTACACGTTGGAGAACGTCGTGCGCGCGTTCGAGGACACCGGTTCGGACGAGTTCTACTGGGACGTCAACGGCACGCAATGGCAGCAGCCGTTCGGCGAGGTGAGCGCGAGAGTGACCATGCCCGCCGAGTTGGATGCCGCACGCACCGGTCAGCAGGCCTGCTACGTCGGCTACCAGGGCTCGTCCGACACGTGCGAGATCGGCGACAGCGACGGTGCCGTCGTGGCGAGTGCGGACGCCGTCGCGCCGTACCAGACCATGACGATCGCGATCGGCTTCGAGCCCGGCACCTTCACGCCGTTCGACGGGTCGTACCTCGCCTCGCCATGGGGTTGGCTGCAGGCCTTCGCCGGACTCGGGCTCGCCGGCGCATTCGTGTTCGCCGGCGTGACGCGGGCGCGCAAGCTGCGCGACGACCCCGGTCGCCCGACGATCATCGCCGAGTACACCCCGCCTCGCGGCATCGATGCGCTCGAGAGCGCCGTGCTGCTGGGTCTCACCACCAAGGCGATTCCGGCCGAGGTTCTCGAGCAGGCCGTGGTCGGCAGCATCCGCATCGTCGAGGGGGAGCGCAAGTTCTGGGGCGGGGTCAAGCTCAAGGCGGTGCTGGTCGACCCGACGAAGGCCGACGGTGACGGGCAGATGCTGCTCGACGGGCTCTTCTCCACCGGAATGCCGGGCGAGGAGTTCGAGTTCGGCCGGACCGACACGCGGTTCTCGACGGCGGCGCAGAAGATCCTCAAGGCGGCGAACCAGGAGCTCTTCACGCGCGGCCTGCGCCGCAAGGTGCCGGCGACAGTGCGGGCACTCCCCATCCTCGTCGCGGCGGTGTTGGCCGCTCTGGTCATCGTATTCGGCTTCTTCGCCCTCGACAACGCGGTGGATCCGGTGCTGCCGATCTGTCTCATCGTCGGGGCCGCGGTCGTGGAGTTCATCATCATCGGAATGATGAGCCGCCGGCCCCTCACCGCTGCCGGCGCCGAGACCCGGGACCACCTGCGCGGGCTCAAGGAGTTCATCGAATGGGCTGAAGCCGACCGCATCCGCATGCTGCAGTCACCCCAGGGTGCCGAGCGGGTGCAGATCGACAGCCGCGATGTGCGCCAGATCCTGTGGCTGTACGAGCTGCTGCTGCCGTACGCGGTCGTGTTCGGGCAAGAGAAGCAGTGGGCGAAAGAGCTCGCCGTGCTCTACGGTCAGGGCAACTCGCCGACCTGGTACGTGGGCACGAGCGGGTTCAGCGCGAGCTCGTTCTCGTCGGGCATCTCGACGCTCTCATCCAGCACATCGTCGTCTTCGTCGACCTCCGGCGGTTCGGGCGGCGGAGGCTCGGCGGGTGGCGGAGGCGGTGGCGGAGGCGGCGGGGGAGTCTAG
- a CDS encoding MarR family winged helix-turn-helix transcriptional regulator, translated as MTDRRLAIDAWESLFRAQHEVFEEISGDFGDGLSQGEYDVLLTVTRGADMTARLRDVTANMLISQPSVSRLVDRMAARGLISKCPDPEDGRGALVRATEQGAAAFRKVASLHGKAIAERMSLLSDEELTQLRDLTAKLRKTASDC; from the coding sequence ATGACCGATCGCCGCCTCGCCATCGATGCCTGGGAGAGTCTCTTCCGCGCGCAGCACGAGGTGTTCGAAGAGATCAGCGGCGACTTCGGCGACGGGCTCAGCCAAGGCGAGTACGACGTACTCCTCACGGTGACCCGCGGCGCCGACATGACCGCTCGGCTGCGGGATGTCACGGCCAACATGCTGATCAGCCAGCCCAGCGTCTCACGGCTCGTCGACCGCATGGCAGCGCGCGGCCTGATCTCGAAATGCCCCGACCCCGAAGACGGGCGCGGAGCCCTCGTCCGAGCGACCGAGCAGGGTGCCGCGGCATTCCGCAAGGTCGCGTCTCTCCATGGGAAGGCGATCGCGGAGCGGATGTCGCTGCTCAGCGATGAGGAGCTCACACAGCTGCGCGACCTGACTGCGAAGCTGCGCAAGACGGCTTCCGACTGCTGA
- a CDS encoding ABC transporter permease translates to MNATLTFATAGRVLRQLSHDPRSIVLMLVAPGLLVGLFAWLFSEQEGVFNIYGGPILGLFPFIVMFLITSITTLRERRSGTLERLMTTPIGKADFIVGYGLAFGLMATLQATITVTFAVWICGLEVEGDVWQLGLVAVIDAILGTALGLLASAFARTEFQAVQFMPLIVFPQILLGGLFMPRDQMPEALYVISNFLPLSYAIDAINAVTAGDDEWEVYGPILVVVGFAVGSLILASLTLRRRTP, encoded by the coding sequence ATGAACGCGACGCTCACCTTCGCCACCGCCGGCCGTGTGCTGCGGCAGCTCAGCCACGATCCGCGATCGATCGTGCTGATGCTCGTCGCGCCCGGCCTGCTGGTCGGACTGTTCGCGTGGCTCTTCAGCGAACAGGAGGGCGTCTTCAACATCTACGGCGGACCGATACTGGGCCTCTTCCCGTTCATCGTGATGTTCCTGATCACCTCGATCACGACCCTGCGCGAGCGTCGGTCCGGCACGCTCGAGCGGCTCATGACCACGCCGATCGGAAAAGCCGACTTCATCGTGGGATACGGACTCGCGTTCGGTCTCATGGCGACGCTGCAGGCGACGATCACCGTGACGTTCGCCGTCTGGATCTGCGGACTCGAGGTCGAGGGCGATGTCTGGCAGCTCGGACTCGTCGCCGTGATCGACGCGATCCTCGGCACCGCGCTCGGGCTGCTCGCGAGCGCCTTCGCGCGCACCGAGTTCCAGGCCGTGCAGTTCATGCCGCTCATCGTCTTTCCGCAGATCCTGCTCGGCGGCCTCTTCATGCCGCGCGATCAGATGCCTGAGGCGCTCTACGTCATCTCCAATTTCCTGCCGCTCAGCTACGCGATCGACGCCATCAACGCGGTCACCGCGGGCGACGACGAATGGGAGGTGTACGGACCGATCCTCGTCGTCGTGGGGTTCGCCGTGGGCTCGCTGATCCTCGCGTCGCTGACGCTCCGGCGGCGCACGCCCTGA
- a CDS encoding ABC transporter ATP-binding protein — MNNTPANAVEVRDLKVRRGTTQVFDGLQLDIPRGQITGLLGPSGCGKTTLMRSIVGVQKIDSGDVTVLDDPAGTSPQRRRVAYDTQAASVYGDLTVSQNLRYFARLIGAPRSDVDRVIGQVGLRGHADQTIASLSGGEENRVSLAVAMLGSPELLVLDEPTVGLDPVLRAELWTLFRALADGGATLVVSSHVMDEALRCDRLVLMRAGRIIADTTPAGLLAETGTDDPDAAFLALVERDEAAGHHAAPDVDTVEDADAEAAPGADTTPSPHTEPEHPLTRRELREAHESGEHHARENEEGER, encoded by the coding sequence ATGAATAACACGCCCGCGAATGCGGTCGAAGTGCGCGATCTGAAGGTCCGCCGCGGCACGACCCAGGTCTTCGACGGATTGCAGCTCGACATCCCGCGGGGCCAGATCACGGGTCTGCTCGGTCCTTCGGGGTGCGGCAAGACCACGCTGATGCGCTCGATCGTGGGCGTGCAGAAGATCGACAGCGGCGACGTCACGGTGCTCGACGATCCAGCGGGCACGAGCCCGCAGCGGCGACGAGTCGCCTACGACACGCAGGCCGCATCCGTCTACGGCGACCTCACCGTCAGTCAGAACCTGCGCTACTTCGCCCGGCTGATCGGAGCGCCTCGGTCGGATGTCGATCGAGTCATCGGGCAGGTCGGGCTGCGCGGTCACGCCGACCAGACCATCGCGTCCCTCAGCGGTGGAGAGGAGAACCGCGTCTCACTCGCCGTCGCGATGCTCGGCTCACCGGAGCTCCTGGTGCTCGACGAGCCGACGGTGGGTCTCGACCCGGTGCTGCGCGCCGAACTGTGGACGCTGTTCCGCGCCCTCGCCGATGGCGGCGCGACGCTCGTCGTCTCGAGCCACGTCATGGACGAGGCGCTGCGCTGCGATCGGCTGGTGCTCATGCGGGCCGGGCGCATCATCGCCGACACGACTCCTGCCGGGCTGCTGGCCGAGACGGGCACGGATGACCCGGATGCCGCGTTCCTGGCGCTCGTCGAGCGGGACGAGGCCGCCGGGCACCACGCAGCGCCGGATGTCGACACGGTCGAGGACGCGGATGCCGAGGCGGCTCCCGGTGCGGACACGACTCCGTCCCCCCACACCGAGCCCGAGCATCCGCTCACCCGGCGGGAGCTGCGCGAGGCACACGAGTCCGGTGAACACCACGCGCGCGAGAACGAGGAGGGCGAGCGATGA
- a CDS encoding DUF4287 domain-containing protein encodes MSFQAYLDNIEDKTGLTPRQFIELATAKGFGPGTKSNEIVAWLDEDYGLGRGHAMALVYVITKGDKIDSKHVGTGTAHSDPSDTLWLDGKATKPAT; translated from the coding sequence ATGTCGTTCCAGGCATACCTCGACAACATCGAAGACAAGACGGGTCTCACGCCACGCCAGTTCATCGAACTCGCCACGGCCAAGGGCTTCGGACCCGGCACGAAGTCCAACGAGATCGTCGCATGGCTCGACGAGGACTACGGCCTCGGGAGGGGACACGCCATGGCTCTCGTGTACGTCATCACGAAAGGCGACAAGATCGACTCGAAGCACGTGGGCACCGGCACCGCGCACAGCGACCCGTCCGACACGCTGTGGCTCGACGGCAAGGCGACCAAACCCGCAACGTGA
- a CDS encoding TetR family transcriptional regulator, whose product MPEYAVPTPKRRRGRPRGGESGARDRIIASAIEEFGELGYDGATMRGIAARAGVDAALLHHYFGTKADLFAETVGAPMRPDVDIPALLAGPRDVLGERIVRYVLEAWERPETRKRGVMLLRAGIGNRLATPLLSEFLQRELFSRIAARLDTPDAALRASLVAGQLAGLLITRYLLQLPAVTEATVDELVARVGPTVQRYLLE is encoded by the coding sequence ATGCCCGAGTACGCCGTCCCCACGCCCAAGCGGCGCCGTGGTCGGCCGCGCGGCGGCGAGTCCGGCGCGCGCGATCGGATCATCGCCTCGGCCATCGAGGAGTTCGGCGAACTCGGCTACGACGGTGCGACGATGCGCGGGATCGCGGCGCGGGCCGGCGTGGATGCCGCATTGCTCCACCACTACTTCGGCACGAAGGCCGACCTGTTCGCCGAGACGGTGGGTGCGCCGATGCGGCCGGATGTCGACATCCCGGCCCTGCTTGCAGGACCTCGCGACGTGCTGGGCGAGCGCATCGTGCGCTACGTGCTCGAAGCGTGGGAGCGCCCCGAGACCCGCAAGCGCGGTGTCATGCTGCTTCGGGCGGGCATCGGCAACCGACTGGCGACACCGCTGCTGTCGGAGTTCCTGCAGCGCGAGCTGTTCTCGAGGATCGCCGCCCGACTCGACACTCCGGATGCCGCGCTCCGTGCCTCACTCGTCGCGGGCCAGCTGGCGGGGCTGCTCATCACCCGCTATCTGCTGCAGCTGCCGGCGGTGACCGAGGCGACCGTCGACGAACTCGTCGCGCGCGTGGGACCCACCGTGCAACGCTATCTTCTGGAGTGA
- a CDS encoding Hsp20/alpha crystallin family protein, with product MATYDPSRDFDRLASSLFDTRRGPRRMPMDLYRDGDHYVLTADLPGIDPGSVDIDVDGQLLTIRAERTLRNGDDVKWITREREAASFLRQLNLGQGIDTERISANYSNGVLSVTIPVSERAKPRKIEVMSGSDASVIQAHENAEEPQPIDQ from the coding sequence ATGGCCACCTATGACCCCAGCCGAGACTTCGACCGCCTCGCGTCAAGTCTCTTCGACACGCGCAGAGGCCCGCGCCGAATGCCGATGGACCTGTACCGCGATGGCGACCACTACGTCCTGACCGCCGATCTGCCGGGTATCGACCCCGGTTCGGTTGACATCGACGTCGACGGTCAGCTGCTCACGATCCGCGCGGAGCGGACGCTGCGCAACGGCGACGACGTCAAATGGATCACACGCGAGCGAGAGGCCGCCAGCTTCCTGCGTCAGCTCAACCTGGGGCAGGGCATCGACACCGAGCGCATCTCGGCGAACTACAGCAACGGCGTGCTCAGCGTCACGATTCCGGTGAGCGAGCGGGCAAAGCCGCGCAAGATCGAGGTCATGTCAGGCAGCGATGCCTCAGTGATCCAGGCGCACGAGAACGCCGAGGAGCCGCAGCCGATCGACCAGTGA
- a CDS encoding L-serine ammonia-lyase, iron-sulfur-dependent, subunit alpha gives MSAYVSAFELFSIGVGPSSSHTVGPMRAALDFATRLRETGALDQVARVTCTLYGSLGATGIGHGTPDAVVAGLQGLAPETVDPDAVRAAWSEWPDGEQLVLDGAHAVPFSKADIVFAPRTRLPGHPNAMTLEAWGTDAAPAASPNSDDAARAAIGIRATGSAPAQAPIVASDQGLLSRETYYSVGGGFIRRDGDPSTGSGTASSKPAYPLDFASADALIELCDERGITIAEAARINEEALRSDEEIAAGLDAIWDTMARCVEAGLHVDGLLPGMLQVKRRASAIREQLEAAEADGRRELPGEWLGAFALAVNEENAAGGRVVTAPTNGAAGILPAVAMYWWRFLADSGLGAGNAVTPYGELVGSALLGFSAPAGPLDPDPIDEELVAEANRRRGIRRFLLTATALGSLFKANASISGAEGGCQAEVGSACAMAAGGLTAVMGGTNRQIENAAEIAMEHHLGLTCDPVGGLVQIPCIERNAIAASTAVTAARLALRGDGSHYVSLDTVVETMRQTGIDMSTKYKETSEGGLAVNVIEC, from the coding sequence GTGAGCGCATACGTCTCGGCGTTCGAGCTGTTCTCCATCGGAGTAGGACCCTCGAGCTCCCACACGGTCGGCCCGATGAGGGCGGCCCTCGACTTCGCGACCCGTCTGCGCGAAACGGGAGCGCTCGACCAGGTGGCGCGCGTCACGTGCACCCTGTACGGATCGCTCGGCGCGACGGGTATCGGCCACGGCACCCCAGACGCCGTCGTCGCGGGACTGCAGGGCCTGGCTCCCGAAACCGTGGATCCGGATGCCGTTCGCGCGGCGTGGAGCGAGTGGCCCGACGGTGAGCAGCTCGTGCTCGACGGCGCGCACGCCGTGCCGTTCTCGAAGGCCGACATCGTCTTCGCCCCGCGAACGCGTCTGCCCGGACATCCGAATGCGATGACGCTCGAGGCATGGGGCACGGATGCCGCACCCGCCGCGTCACCGAACAGCGACGATGCCGCACGAGCGGCGATCGGAATACGGGCGACGGGCAGCGCACCCGCTCAGGCGCCGATCGTCGCGAGCGACCAAGGACTCCTGTCGCGAGAGACGTACTACTCGGTGGGGGGAGGGTTCATCCGGCGCGACGGGGATCCTTCGACAGGCTCGGGGACCGCGTCGAGCAAGCCCGCGTATCCGCTCGACTTCGCCAGCGCGGACGCGCTCATCGAGCTGTGCGACGAGCGCGGCATCACGATCGCCGAGGCCGCCCGCATCAACGAAGAGGCGCTGCGCAGCGACGAAGAGATCGCCGCCGGGCTCGACGCCATCTGGGACACCATGGCCCGATGTGTCGAGGCGGGTCTGCACGTCGACGGTCTGCTGCCAGGCATGCTCCAGGTCAAGCGGCGGGCATCGGCGATCCGCGAACAGCTCGAAGCAGCGGAGGCCGATGGGCGCAGGGAGCTGCCGGGGGAGTGGCTCGGCGCCTTCGCCCTCGCGGTCAATGAAGAGAACGCCGCGGGTGGGCGCGTGGTCACCGCACCGACCAACGGCGCCGCCGGCATCCTGCCCGCCGTCGCCATGTACTGGTGGCGATTCCTCGCCGACTCAGGGCTCGGTGCAGGCAACGCCGTGACCCCGTACGGTGAGCTCGTCGGCAGCGCGCTCCTCGGCTTCTCCGCGCCGGCGGGCCCGCTCGACCCCGATCCGATCGACGAGGAACTCGTGGCCGAGGCGAACCGCCGGCGCGGCATCCGTCGCTTTCTGCTGACCGCGACCGCGCTCGGGTCGCTCTTCAAGGCGAACGCGTCGATCTCGGGCGCCGAAGGCGGGTGCCAGGCCGAGGTCGGCTCGGCGTGCGCGATGGCCGCCGGCGGGCTGACCGCTGTCATGGGTGGCACCAACCGCCAGATCGAGAACGCCGCCGAGATCGCGATGGAGCACCACCTCGGCCTGACGTGCGACCCCGTCGGCGGGCTCGTGCAGATCCCGTGCATAGAGCGCAACGCCATCGCCGCCTCGACCGCCGTGACCGCCGCCCGGCTCGCGTTGCGCGGTGACGGGTCGCACTACGTGTCACTCGACACGGTCGTCGAGACCATGCGGCAGACCGGCATCGACATGTCGACGAAGTACAAGGAGACCAGCGAAGGCGGTCTCGCGGTCAACGTCATCGAGTGCTGA